From Hymenobacter sedentarius, a single genomic window includes:
- a CDS encoding glycosyltransferase family 2 protein has translation MDISVVIPIYNEEANIATLHNRVKGVLEGMKVSYELIFINDGSHDRSLNLLLELAAHDPQVGYIDLSRNFGHQIAVTAGLDVAKGNAVVIIDADLQDPPELIPGLYEKLQTGFEVVYAKRRSRQGESVAKKFTARLFYRLLASITHISIPVDTGDFRIISRKVVEGLKLMPEQNKFLRGQISWIGYRQTFVEYDRAERAGGETGYTYRKMIRLALDGITGFSDAPLKAATLGGFVVSGVAFLVMLYTLYSRFVTHDYQPGWASLMISILFLGGVQLIAVGIIGEYIARLSANVRQRPLYLVSNTNIVS, from the coding sequence GTGGATATATCGGTTGTCATCCCCATCTACAACGAAGAAGCCAATATTGCCACCCTGCACAACCGCGTAAAGGGCGTGCTGGAGGGCATGAAGGTGAGCTACGAGCTAATCTTTATCAATGACGGCTCGCACGACCGGTCACTGAACCTGTTGTTGGAGCTGGCCGCCCACGACCCGCAGGTGGGCTACATCGACTTGAGCCGAAATTTTGGGCACCAGATTGCCGTGACGGCGGGCCTGGACGTGGCCAAGGGCAACGCCGTGGTCATCATCGACGCCGACCTGCAGGACCCGCCCGAGCTGATTCCGGGCTTGTACGAGAAGCTGCAGACAGGCTTTGAGGTGGTGTACGCCAAGCGCCGCTCGCGGCAGGGCGAGAGCGTGGCCAAGAAATTCACGGCCCGGCTGTTTTACCGGCTGCTGGCCAGCATCACCCACATTTCCATCCCCGTCGATACCGGCGACTTCCGCATCATCTCGCGCAAGGTGGTAGAGGGCCTGAAGCTGATGCCGGAGCAAAACAAGTTTTTGCGGGGCCAGATTTCGTGGATAGGCTACCGGCAAACCTTTGTGGAGTACGACCGCGCCGAGCGCGCAGGCGGCGAAACCGGCTACACCTACCGCAAGATGATTCGCCTGGCCCTGGACGGCATCACGGGCTTCTCCGATGCTCCGCTGAAGGCCGCCACGCTGGGCGGGTTCGTGGTGTCGGGCGTGGCATTTCTGGTGATGCTCTACACGCTGTATTCGCGCTTTGTGACCCACGACTACCAGCCGGGCTGGGCCTCGCTGATGATTAGCATCCTGTTTTTGGGCGGGGTGCAGCTCATTGCCGTGG
- a CDS encoding PQQ-dependent sugar dehydrogenase, which yields MRTNPSLLFAALLAVLWMLAPATAWAQPTPGAVPPPKAAGNLASIKLPQGFRIAYFAQNVPGARELAVGPDGTVYVGTNANGNKGKVYALPDKNHDGKADAVITIATGLNTPNGVAVRQGSLYVAEINRIIRFDNIAANLRTPPRPVVVYDKLPGNPWHGMRYIAFGPDGLLYVPVGAPCNSCEPEKPIFGTINRLRADGTGFQNVATGVRNTVGFDWHPVTKELWFTDNGRDMLGDDVPPDELNRLSKPGQHFGFPYYFGGDVPDPELSAGKTPNMYTKPARKLGAHVAALGMKFYTGTKFPAQYRNQIFIPEHGSWNRSQKSGYRITLVKLDPTGRQALSYEPFAVGWLQGQQSWGRPVCLLVLPDGSLLVSDDQGGAVFRIWYAG from the coding sequence ATGAGAACGAACCCGTCCTTGCTGTTTGCCGCGCTGCTGGCGGTGTTGTGGATGCTGGCTCCCGCGACCGCGTGGGCTCAGCCCACGCCCGGGGCGGTGCCACCACCCAAAGCGGCGGGGAACCTGGCCAGTATCAAACTGCCGCAGGGCTTTCGCATTGCCTACTTTGCGCAGAACGTACCCGGAGCACGCGAGCTGGCCGTGGGGCCCGACGGCACGGTGTATGTGGGCACGAATGCCAATGGCAACAAGGGCAAAGTGTACGCCCTGCCCGACAAAAACCACGACGGCAAAGCCGACGCCGTCATCACCATTGCCACCGGCCTGAACACCCCCAACGGCGTGGCTGTGCGGCAGGGCAGCCTCTACGTGGCCGAAATCAACCGCATCATCCGCTTCGATAACATCGCGGCCAATCTGCGGACGCCGCCCAGGCCGGTGGTGGTGTACGACAAGCTGCCCGGCAACCCGTGGCACGGCATGCGGTACATCGCCTTCGGGCCCGACGGCCTGCTGTACGTGCCGGTGGGCGCGCCCTGCAACTCCTGCGAGCCCGAAAAGCCCATCTTTGGCACCATCAACCGGCTGCGGGCCGACGGCACGGGCTTCCAGAACGTAGCCACGGGCGTGCGCAACACCGTGGGCTTCGATTGGCACCCTGTAACCAAAGAGCTGTGGTTTACCGACAACGGCCGCGACATGCTCGGCGACGACGTGCCGCCCGATGAGCTGAACCGGCTCAGCAAGCCCGGCCAGCACTTCGGCTTCCCGTACTACTTCGGCGGCGACGTGCCCGACCCGGAGCTGAGTGCCGGCAAAACGCCCAACATGTACACCAAGCCCGCCCGCAAGCTGGGTGCCCACGTGGCCGCGCTGGGCATGAAATTCTACACGGGCACCAAGTTTCCAGCTCAATACCGCAACCAGATTTTCATTCCCGAGCACGGCTCCTGGAACCGGAGCCAGAAAAGCGGCTACCGCATCACGCTGGTGAAGCTAGACCCCACCGGCCGCCAGGCCCTGAGCTACGAGCCCTTTGCGGTGGGCTGGCTGCAGGGGCAGCAAAGCTGGGGCCGCCCGGTGTGCCTGCTTGTGCTGCCCGACGGCAGCCTGCTGGTGTCCGACGACCAGGGCGGCGCGGTGTTCCGAATCTGGTACGCGGGCTAG
- a CDS encoding 2TM domain-containing protein yields MEPLNRDPYLWQKAKARAKFQSHLVVYVLVNAGLWVLWALTSHRHDELVPWPVWPTVFWGIGLVMRGVAAYGGFGYEQRTQREYERLLREQKGNDAQRFA; encoded by the coding sequence ATGGAGCCCCTGAACCGCGACCCATACCTGTGGCAAAAGGCCAAAGCCCGCGCCAAGTTTCAATCGCACCTCGTGGTGTACGTGCTGGTAAATGCCGGGCTGTGGGTGCTCTGGGCCCTGACCAGCCATCGGCACGACGAACTGGTGCCCTGGCCCGTGTGGCCCACGGTATTCTGGGGCATTGGGCTGGTAATGCGGGGCGTGGCGGCGTACGGCGGCTTCGGTTACGAGCAGCGCACTCAGCGCGAATACGAGCGGCTGCTGCGCGAGCAGAAAGGCAACGACGCGCAGCGCTTCGCATAA
- a CDS encoding O-acetyl-ADP-ribose deacetylase — protein MPSTDLSTRIMLLQGDITRQHVSAIVNAANSSLLGGGGVDGAIHRAGGPAILEECRLIRASPDYRNGLPAGQAVITAGGKLPAAHVIHTVGPVWNGGHHGEPALLASCYRNSLRLAAEHRLTSLAFPGISTGIYGYPKPEAAKIAVREVRRFLAEHEYPETVVFVAFDDASRRLYEQELSR, from the coding sequence ATGCCTTCCACCGACCTCAGCACCCGCATCATGCTCCTTCAGGGCGACATCACCCGCCAGCACGTTTCGGCCATCGTTAACGCGGCCAATTCCAGCCTGCTCGGGGGCGGCGGGGTCGACGGCGCCATTCACCGGGCCGGCGGCCCCGCCATTCTTGAGGAATGCCGCCTTATCCGGGCCAGTCCCGACTACCGCAACGGCCTGCCCGCGGGCCAAGCCGTTATCACGGCGGGCGGGAAGCTGCCGGCGGCCCACGTCATCCACACGGTGGGCCCCGTTTGGAACGGCGGCCACCACGGCGAGCCCGCGCTCCTGGCCAGCTGCTACCGCAACAGCCTGCGCCTGGCCGCCGAGCACCGCCTGACCAGCTTGGCCTTTCCTGGCATCAGCACCGGCATCTACGGCTACCCCAAGCCGGAAGCTGCCAAGATTGCCGTGCGCGAAGTGCGCCGCTTCCTGGCCGAACATGAATACCCCGAAACCGTGGTTTTCGTGGCATTTGACGACGCCAGCCGCCGGCTCTACGAGCAGGAATTGAGCCGCTAA
- a CDS encoding 4-hydroxy-3-methylbut-2-enyl diphosphate reductase: MKVTIDKNSGYCFGVEFAIQMAEDELAHGQQLYCLGDIVHNRMEVERLHQQGLRIIDREQLAQLHDTKVLIRAHGEPPETYQLALQNNLELIDASCPVVLKLQNRVKHAFDLSQRQDGQIVIYGQPGHAEVAGLTGQTGNRAIIVMNEADLDQIDFARPVTLFSQTTKSTAGFYKMKALMEARIAAAGGELDSFDANDSICRQVSNREPALAKFAVDFDVVLFVSGRKSSNGKALFSVVNAINPRSYFIENESEIDEAWLAGAQSVGICGATSTPLWLMQQVAQRVEGVGEMA, encoded by the coding sequence GTTATTGCTTCGGCGTAGAATTCGCCATTCAAATGGCCGAAGACGAACTGGCCCACGGCCAGCAGCTGTACTGTCTGGGTGATATTGTGCACAACCGCATGGAAGTAGAGCGCCTGCATCAGCAGGGCCTGCGCATCATCGACCGCGAGCAACTGGCCCAGCTCCACGACACCAAAGTCCTCATCCGGGCCCACGGCGAGCCGCCGGAAACCTACCAGCTGGCCCTGCAAAACAACCTGGAGCTGATTGACGCCAGCTGCCCGGTGGTGCTCAAGCTGCAAAACCGGGTGAAGCACGCCTTCGACCTGAGCCAGCGCCAGGACGGCCAGATTGTGATTTATGGCCAGCCCGGCCATGCCGAAGTAGCCGGCCTCACGGGCCAGACCGGCAACCGCGCCATCATTGTGATGAACGAAGCCGACCTGGACCAGATTGACTTTGCCCGTCCCGTCACCCTCTTCAGCCAGACCACCAAAAGCACGGCCGGCTTCTACAAGATGAAGGCCCTGATGGAAGCCCGCATTGCGGCGGCCGGCGGTGAGCTGGATAGCTTTGATGCCAACGACAGCATCTGCCGGCAGGTGAGCAACCGCGAGCCCGCGCTAGCCAAGTTTGCCGTCGATTTCGACGTGGTGTTGTTTGTGAGCGGCCGCAAAAGCTCCAACGGCAAGGCCTTGTTCTCGGTGGTGAATGCCATCAACCCACGCAGCTACTTCATCGAGAACGAAAGCGAAATCGACGAAGCCTGGCTGGCCGGTGCCCAATCCGTGGGCATTTGCGGCGCCACCAGCACCCCGCTGTGGCTCATGCAGCAGGTAGCCCAGCGCGTAGAAGGCGTAGGGGAAATGGCCTAA